In the Bacteroidota bacterium genome, GAAAGCCCGCACGTTTATAGACCGGCACGGTCTTAAGACTGTTATCGCTGTCGATGGCGGCGTTGACGGTACGAATGCCACGCGGGTGGTCGTGGCCGGGGCCGATATTCTCGTCATGGGCTCCGCTTTTTACCGCCACGACAACCGGGCCGGGCTGGTCCGGGAGGTTCACGCGTTGGGTCGACCCTGATCAAACGGCGCTGCAGACCTTTTCTTCGCTAACACAAATAGTAGTATCTTTGATCAGACGGCGCCGCGGACTTTCTCTCCCCTTACACTAATAGTAGTATCTCTTCAGGCTCATTAATCCGACTGGGGACGCCGGTGGTCCTAATTCTGCGTTATAGTAGATTGCAGACAATATTTGCGATATGAGGACAAGTTTATGAGCAAGAAGCTCTTCGTCTATTTGGCGGCGGTGGCCATCGTGGTTGTCGGAGGCTATTTTCTAATCTACGGCAAATCTGGTAAAGCCGAGGCTACGTATGACTTTGCCACCGTCACCAAAGGCAGTATCGAAACTACCGTCTCCGCCACCGGCACGCTCTCGCCGGTGACTACGATCGATGTCGGCACCCAGGTGTCGGGCACGATTGATTCGGTCTATGTCGATTACAACGATACCGTTAAGGCCGGCCGGGTGCTCGCCGTTCTTGATACAACGCTGCTGAACGCCGCTGTTATGGATGCGGACGCCAATGTCGACCGGTCCGAGGCGCAGCTCGTTCAGGCCAAGGCCGACTACGAGCGGAACAAAGCATTGTTGGATCGCGGGTTGATTTCCGACGCCGAGTATCTGCCGTTTCAGGTCAGCTTGAAATCGCAGGAAGCGTCGTTGAAATCGTCCCAGGCTGCCCTTTTGAGAGCCAAACGAAACCTGCAATACGCGGTTATTAAATCGCCGATCAACGGTATTGTAATCAGCCGCAATGTCGAGGCGGGGCAGACCGTGGCCTCGAGCCTTTCCACCCCGACCCTGTTCGTTATTGCCGAGAACCTTTCCCGGATGGAGATCCTTGCCGATATCGATGAGAGCGACATCGGCCAAATCGAGGTTGGCCAGCCGGTGCGATTTACGGTCGCCACCTATGCCGATAAGGAATTCACCGGCAGCGTCAAACAGGTTCGCTTGCAACCGCGCACTGTCTCGAATGTCGTGACCTATACCGCTGTGGTCGAGGCCGACAACGAAAGCGGCTTCCTGTTGCCCGGTATGACGGCGACTATAGATTTTGTCACGCAGAGTCACGATGACGTGCTTTTGATTCCGAGTAAGGCGCTCCGTTTCAACCCGACCGAGGACCAGCTTGCCGAATTCGAAAAGCGTATGGAAAAAGAGCGGGCCGCCAAAACAGAGAGCGGACCAAGAGCGACTGGTGACAGTACCACCGGCTCACAACCGCAGGGCCAAGGGCAGTTTGTCGGCGCTATGATGCCGGGTGAAGGTGGGGGTCGGCGCAGCGGCGGGGCGGTCTGGTATCTTGATTCTCTCGGTCAACTGGCGATGGCGCCGTTGCGGCCGGGTTTGTCCGACGGCGTCAACACCGAAATTCTGCGCTCGCGTGTCCTCACCGAGGGGATGAAAATTATACTCG is a window encoding:
- a CDS encoding efflux RND transporter periplasmic adaptor subunit, with the protein product MSKKLFVYLAAVAIVVVGGYFLIYGKSGKAEATYDFATVTKGSIETTVSATGTLSPVTTIDVGTQVSGTIDSVYVDYNDTVKAGRVLAVLDTTLLNAAVMDADANVDRSEAQLVQAKADYERNKALLDRGLISDAEYLPFQVSLKSQEASLKSSQAALLRAKRNLQYAVIKSPINGIVISRNVEAGQTVASSLSTPTLFVIAENLSRMEILADIDESDIGQIEVGQPVRFTVATYADKEFTGSVKQVRLQPRTVSNVVTYTAVVEADNESGFLLPGMTATIDFVTQSHDDVLLIPSKALRFNPTEDQLAEFEKRMEKERAAKTESGPRATGDSTTGSQPQGQGQFVGAMMPGEGGGRRSGGAVWYLDSLGQLAMAPLRPGLSDGVNTEILRSRVLTEGMKIIL